The genomic stretch ATTATATGCGTACGACACTAACCTTAGACGACGATGTTGCCGCGAAACTGAAATCCGAATCAAGAAAATCAGGAAAATCTTTTCGCGAAACAGTCAACGATTTTCTCCGAATAGGACTGAACAGCAATAAACAAACGAAACCGGGCAAGAAATTTCGGGTAAAAACACGAAATCTGTATCCGAGAGAAGGCTTGAATTTCGACAATATCGGGGAGTTATTGGAGCAGGTGGAAGGGCCTTCTCATAAATGATTCTCATTGATGCAAACTTACTTCTTTATGCCTATAACCCTCAGTCCGAATACCATGAACGCGCGAAACAATGGCTGGAAGAAACATTTTCTCAAACTGAGCCGG from bacterium encodes the following:
- a CDS encoding DUF2191 domain-containing protein; the encoded protein is MRTTLTLDDDVAAKLKSESRKSGKSFRETVNDFLRIGLNSNKQTKPGKKFRVKTRNLYPREGLNFDNIGELLEQVEGPSHK